The DNA window GTTTTCCACAATCAATTTCTACCTATTTCTATAAATTTCAATCTATTTCTATTATCTTATCTCCATATCACTCTTATCTCCTTATCCCCTTTCTTACACTTTTGATATATAGCCTGAACGGTTACACAGATTTGATGGAAATTTATAAAAATTGGAGATAAATAATGTTGCGGGGTGCAATTGCATTATTTTGTTTAATGGTTATTTTGGGGTTAATATTAGTTAATAGTAATTGGTTTTGGGATACAATTGCCCCGGTTTATTATGAAGACATAGTTTATAAATATGCCGAAAAGTATGACATCGACCCTTTTTTAGCTATGGCTATTATCAAAGCTGAATCAAGTTTTTATTCTGGAGCACAATCGCCAAAAGGGGCAATTGGTCTGATGCAAATAATGCCGGCAACGGGTAAAGAAATTGCCTCTAAATTAAACTTAAGACCATTTGCGGTTTGCGACCTATACGACCCGGAGATAAATATTCAAATTGGATTATATTATTTCGTCAAATTACAAAATAAGTTTAA is part of the bacterium genome and encodes:
- a CDS encoding lytic transglycosylase domain-containing protein, which gives rise to MLRGAIALFCLMVILGLILVNSNWFWDTIAPVYYEDIVYKYAEKYDIDPFLAMAIIKAESSFYSGAQSPKGAIGLMQIMPATGKEIASKLNLRPFAVCDLYDPEINIQIGLYYFVKLQNKFNGDIYLTLAAYNGGAENVKKWLSEKKMGTIKSKADIKNIPFKETREFVHDVIWNYLWFKNIHKIRKVLQIKI